The Papaver somniferum cultivar HN1 unplaced genomic scaffold, ASM357369v1 unplaced-scaffold_114, whole genome shotgun sequence region TGAAAATGACCCTTTGTTCCCTTTACTCGGGTTGGGTGGTCTTGGGAGGGAGCTAATCGCACCGTTTAGACCGTGAGTGCTGCAGACATTTGATGTCCCTCCTGCGTGGCCAGACCGCCTAAGCGTCCTTGTTGCCAAGGGGAACACTCTTCGCTCGACCCTTCTCGATGCCGACAGTTCGGCTTTCCGTCTCGTTTTCAAATCTCCGCTTTACTCCGCTTCTCCGGTGACACCCCTGCCAAGTACATCCCGCCCTACCGGAGTTGTCCAGTCCGAAGCAGCCGTCCAGACTTGATCTATCGAGCTGCTGATCCGACCCTGCCACCAACAGTATCCGACGAGTCGTTTTCAATTTTTTGGGACTACCCGACCTACCAACAAGAGATAAACCATCATCTAGAATCGACCGGAGAGAGTATTATAGTGCACATGATTGTTCACGTGCAAACTTAAAACTAGGGAATTAGAGTGACCTCTGAATCTGATGCATTCCCTAAATACCCTCTAAAAGTCTTTTGTATGGGATGGAGCCAGAAAGGTCCTTAATCTCCTCTGATATCCCACCATGTTTCTGAGAGCATCTCCATCGACGGCATTCTCTCTATCAACAGCAGTAGTTGATAATGTGAACcaattcacttcttcttcttcgtcatctgTGAGTCTTTCATCATCACAGAGAAGAACTGATGGATTTGTGATGAGTGTATCGGGGAATCAGTCGATTAATAATCCTAGTCCAGTAACTACTGGAGTTGTTTTTGAACCGTTTGtggaagttcaaaaagaactccaaGTAATATCAGATCTTCCTCAAGAACAATCTCTTGCTCGTCATAAGTTTTCAAATGTTTGTGAAGCTGCCATTAATGATCACATCAAGTAATTTCTTCTAACTTTGATCTACTTTCATCTCATCtcgttgattttatttatttttgttaattacttttagaaaatctttgatttgattgaatcaGTTGGGAATACAACTTATCGTATGTGTATCATGGGGTGTACGCGTACCTTGACCGGGATTATGTTGCTCTGGAGGGATTTGCTAAGTAATTTTCTGTCTGAAAACCcttgagaattttgatttttgtgattttgtttaattttgtgtTGTTTTGATCATAGGTTCTTTAAGGGAGCTATTGCAGAGAAAAGGGAACGTGCTGAGCTACTTATAGAATACCAGGTGTTTGTTTAATTACCTGTGTTGAGTTAATCTGTTTTTGGGGTGTTAATTGACGATGCTGGTTACTAATTCTTAGAATAAAAGAGGGGGTAGAGTCAAGCTAGATATGATGCTAATGCCCACGTCTGAATTCGATCACTCTGAGAAAGGAGAAGCATTGTATGGTATGTCCTCCTCCTCGTCAAATTCGTATTTCCATGTCAATTGTTTGGTGGTGTTTGTGCAATTGCTGCTAGTAAACGTGAGTTAGTGCAACTATTAAAACTTTGAAATTGTTTGGTGACATTTTCAATCACAGTCATGTGTGCCACTCATGCATACTGTGGCTGTCACATTTTGGATTGTTTTTAGTGAGAGTCACAGCTTGTATTTCTTATTGGTCCCCTGCTAGGgttagacttgtttgctaatGAGTATTTTTCTGGGATACGGTTGTTCTTTTCTCCATGAACTTAGCTTATATTCTTACTGCTAGTTGTATCTCTTGTACTGAAAATATGGCTGATTTCTTGACTCAGCCATGGAGTTTGCATTATTTCTAGAGAAGTCAACAAACACGAAGCTTCTCCAGTTACATAGTGTAAGCTTCAACCTCTTACAATTTCTACCTTGTCTCTAATAAGAAATCACATAGTTGTATTTCCTGTTTTAACTTTCCAGTGTTCAAATTATACTCTCTATAGGCTTTTACCAAGATAATGGCTTTATCATTGAACAAAATACAGATAGCAGATGAAAACAATGATGTGCAATTGGCTGAATTTGTTGAGAGCAACTTCTTGCGTGAGCAGGTGGAGTACCCTTTCTTCTGTTTTTCAATTTCATATCAAGGATTTGTCTGATGCTTATTCCATTGTTTTAGCTGTTGATAAGGAGAAATACTTCCACTTTCATATCTAACAAGTTATTTTAATTTCTCTTTTCCAGGTGGAAGCCATTAAGAAGATCTCTGAATTTGTTGCTGAGTTGAGAAGGGTCGGCAAGGGATATGGTAATATTTGGAACTCAAATCATAACCACTAATTCCTTGGTAAAATATGTTTTTCTAAACAAGTATTTTCAATTTGTGAAATTGCAGGGGTATGGCACTTTGACCAGATGCTCTTGAATACATGATGCAGTCTTCCACACTTCTCAACAGTTTCATTTTAGTTTGGCATGCATACGTTTGTCTGCGTGTGTATATCATATTGGGTTCTTGTAATATTGTGCATTAGTAACTTCTGGGGTTTGGGATGTCTTCTGACTACCTAGACATAGTAATGTGGTGGATTATCGATGTCTAACCATAGTACTAAAGATCCAAAGTAAACACAAAATGAACTGGAATTGTTCAATGTATACCCTTTTTTGATTTGGTTCACTTCATGACTAACAACATTTGCTCAATATCTATATTCCCTCCTTTGTGTCATCTTTATTAAAAGGAAATTGAGGTTTCCTCCTTGGTCTTGAGTGAACTTCATTACCGACGAACTAAACACTTTCCCTTGCTTTCTCTCTAAGAGCTTCTCCACTGGTCAATCGGGTTAGACATTCTCTTGATATTTATTTAAAATCCTCTTATCGGGGCTTTAAAAGGCTTGGTTTTTTTGGGAGCTATCTAGGATCGCGAAATAGTAATAATGAACACCCCCTATCCAAATATTTACATAGTGACTAATATGTCCCCAATTTAATTTGAGATAACCATCACTAATCATGATTAGATAACCAATTAAGACTAATTCATTTCTTTAAGTTAAGTGAGGAagatgaaaattaaaaaaaaaaaaactaatatgaGTGATTCAAACAAGACTTTTGATGTGGGTGAATCCTCATCTTCAAAATACGATAACATATTAATACCCATCAACAATGACAATTTTTTTCTCAAACTCAACATAACAAATATGAACTTTAGTATGATTTCGAAGGACcatcccaagaagaagaagaaattgaagaaacgAATGCTCAAGATAACCAGGTATACCTCTAATCTAACTCCAATTTCAGTTTTCATGCTCAGAGTTGCAAGAAGTTTCAATTTTTTCCTTCTGAAAACTCTGGTTTTCCAGCTGCCAGGTCCAATCACGTCTAGGAACCCATGAACTCCTGGCCGCTCTTTTTTTTACGAATTGATGAACTCCCAAAAATTACCAAAGACTTATGGATGGAATGATAAAATTTCTTGCCGTAAACATAAATTTACGGCCAGATTTTTCCTACGTGCATGGGAAGTATAAAATGCTATTTAATATTGTTGGAGGTGGCTGGGTTTCCTGGCCATTAACATTAAATGCTATTTAATGATATCGGCGCCGGTTGTGATACCCACCCATAACACTTTTCACGGCCTGGTTACCTGGTCGTTTTCGAATTACGGCTCGGTTTCTAAGCCATAAGCTGAATCATTCAAACATTCGCAGATTACATGCAGATTTACGGCTTGGAGCTCATGGACGTAATCTTGTTTACCGTTTGGATTTTCCTCGTCGACCCATCCGTGTGGTTTATGACGGCTGGATTACCATTGTCGACCTAACCATATTTATTGATGACGGCTGGATTTTCCTTGTAGACCCAGCCGTTTATGTGTttgtaaattattattttttgacaaATGATGtgacatattttttttattatagatTGTACTCTACATTCCGGTGGAAAATCAACAAGTGGTTATCGAAGGCCAACATGTGGTTATGGAGGAACAACCCCCACCTGTGCAAGTTCCCGAGGACACAAGTGCTCACTATGCAAACAACTATGAGTGGATAGATAAGGACgatgcaaagaagtgggctcGATCTCAAGCGCTGAAAAATATGTGCATAATAGTACACGATAAACAAGTTGCATCACCTTTAAAATGCTTTGCGAGTAGTGGAAGTACGAGAGTCATTGGAAAATGGGTAGTGAGTATAAGCCAAAAAGCTCGAGGAAGAAGGGACATCATAGTACGAAGAAGTGTGGATGTCCTTTTAAGCTTCAATTTAAATTTAACAAGGAGAAAAATGTGTGGTTTATGGTTACAGTCGTCTCGGGCTATCATAATCATCCTATTCCGGAGAGTTTGATCAACCATCATTATCCGTTAAGGCTCAACCCCATAGAAAAAGAGTTAGTACACGTGTTGATTAAAAAATGCACAAGACCTATTGATATTATTAGTGGAGTGAAGGTGTTAAACCCACAAAACTCATCTTTATTGGAAACTATCTATAacgaaagagaaaaatttataaaTGAGACATGGAAAGAGAGAGTGCTTATGcaacaattattatttttgtttgaggAGGCAAAGTACTCTACCGCCTATGACATGAGTGAAGAAAAGGAAGTGGAATATCTTTTCATTGCGAATCCGGAATGTGTACAATTGACAAGATTCTTTCGTCAAATTCTCTTTATGGATTGCAAGTATAAAACGAACAAGTACAGCATGCGGATATTGAACTTCGTTAGGAAAACATCTACCAAGTCGACATTTACCGTTGCATTTTTTTCTTGAAAGACGAGACGAAGGAAAGTTATATGTGGCGTTGAAAAAGGTGAAGTTATTGTATCAATAAGGTTATACTCCTAAGGTGTTTATTATGGATAAGGAGCAAGCATTGAAGTGGGCCATACCACGTGTTTTTCCCGACGCGCATCATCATCTTTGCACGTTCCATCTATGGAACAATGTGCAAACCAATTGCAAGAGGGTTATTTGGCCACTAAGGAAAACCGAGATATAGAGTATTAAAAAACTACCGTTGGAGAAataacaagaagagaaagataagtttgagATCAATAACAAAATAGCCAAGGTGAAATGGGCGCATTTTCAATTGGATTGAGAACAATTAATACGGTCACCCACGGAAGAAACTTTTTTCCTAAGGGAGCGTTTTGTATTGGAAAAATGGGCCACCTACCCGGATGTCATGTGTATTTGAAGAACGAGTTATTggattctctcaaagaaaagttCGTTAGTGCATGGGTAAGCTATCGGTTCAAAAGTAAGCtaaatggttgtgatggtggatttGTTGTTATTTTTGAAGCTATGGTCGAGTATTTCAAGCGTCATCTTGATAGAATCAAAGAGGAGTTAAAGTAGAGAAGCTCTATAAAGCTCGTAGACTATTTGGATAACCCTTGGCTCCGGGGAATAATTTTATACGTTTCTCAATGGGCAACCCTTAAAATTATGACGGAAGTGGAGGCTTGGGAGGAAACTAATTTTCCACCGGGATTGAGATTTAATTGTACCATCATGTCGGCTTTGGGCCTCCCATGTAGGTATGCGATAGCCAGTTATCCCACAAAAATGATCCAAATCGAAGATATAAATCCATTTTGGAAACAACTATCATTTAGCGATCCATTACCAAATCAAGGTCTCAGGGAAGTGTTTTGAAACATGGAGGCACACAATGAACTTTTTGAGAAATATGCTTCTTTACTCCAAGAGCAAAGACATCTTTGGTTGTATGAATTACGGAAATTCAACTGTCCATtaactagagaagatatttttgaaccaaccaaGGGGAAGCGAAAGGTTAGGCCTCCGAACAAAACTATAAGGAAAAAGGAAAGGGAGCAAGTGAAGAGAAAGGTTAAAGAGGGTCCACAATTTACCCTTTCAATTCAAAGAGATCATTCGGGTTTTGAGAAGTTGAACGAGATGTACAAGGAAGCTAACGATACGACTACAATCAAACGTAAATGAAAGGAAATGGAAAAAATACGGACCAAGCCGAGGTAGTGAAGTGAAGGTAAAATACCCCAAGAAGACGGTGGTTGTTCCATCCCAAGAAggttcaacaacaaaagttgCTTGTGGAGTCAAAATTAAAGACCCAGTTGTTTCATCCCTAGAAGGTTCAATAACAAAAGAAGGTAGTGGTAGTGGAGTCCAAAGAAAAGTTGGTA contains the following coding sequences:
- the LOC113328908 gene encoding ferritin-2, chloroplastic-like is translated as MFLRASPSTAFSLSTAVVDNVNQFTSSSSSSVSLSSSQRRTDGFVMSVSGNQSINNPSPVTTGVVFEPFVEVQKELQVISDLPQEQSLARHKFSNVCEAAINDHINWEYNLSYVYHGVYAYLDRDYVALEGFAKFFKGAIAEKRERAELLIEYQNKRGGRVKLDMMLMPTSEFDHSEKGEALYAMEFALFLEKSTNTKLLQLHSIADENNDVQLAEFVESNFLREQVEAIKKISEFVAELRRVGKGYGVWHFDQMLLNT